GCCGAACCTGTTCCGCCCGAACGCGTCGACCCTGCTGTTCCTGCCGCTGGCGCACTCCTTCGCCCGGCTCATCCAGATCGGCGTGGTGCACGCCCGGGTCACCATGGCGCACTGCGCCGACCCCAAGCACCTGGTCGCCGAGTTGCAGGAGGTCAAGCCGACCTTCGTGCTCTCCGTGCCCCGGGTCTTCGAGAAGGTCTACAACGGCGCGAAGCAGAAGGCCGAGGCCGCCGGCAAGGGCAAGATCTTCGCGCGGGCCGAGGCGGTCGCCATCGCGTACAGCGAGGCGCTGGAGACCTCGTCCGGGCCGGGCCTGGGCCTACGCCTGCAGCACGCGCTCTTCGACAAGCTGGTCTACGGCAAGCTGCGGGCCGCGCTGGGCGGCCGGTGCCGGGACGCGATCTCCGGCGGCGCGCCGCTGGGTGCGCGGCTGGGGCACTTCTTCCGGGGCGTCGGGGTGACCGTCTGCGAGGGGTACGGCCTGACCGAGACCTCCCCCGCCGCCTCGGCGAACCTGCCGGACTTCACCCGCATCGGCACCGTCGGTCGGCCGCTGCCCGGTGTGACCATCCGGATCGCCGACGACGGCGAGGTCCTCATCGCCGGTGAGCTGATTTTCCAGGGGTACTGGCACAACGACGCGGCCACCGCCGAGGCGATCACCGCCGACGGCTGGTTCCACACCGGTGACCTCGGCTCGCTCGACGGCGACGGCTACCTGACCATCACCGGTCGAAAGAAGGAGATCATCGTGACGGCCGGCGGCAAGAACGTCGCCCCGGCCGTGCTGGAGGACCAGGTCCGGGCACACCGCCTGGTCAGCCAGTGCCTGGTGGTGGGCGACCGGCAGCCGTTCATCGCCGCGCTGGTCACCCTCGACGAGGAGGCCCTGCCGGCCTGGCTGGAGTCGGCCGGGCTGCCGGCCGGGACCGACGTCGAGTCGCTGCGCGAGAACGAGGCGTTGCGGGCCGAGATCCAGGCCGCGGTGGACCGGGCCAACCAGTCGGTCTCCAAGGCCGAGGCGATCAAGGTGTTCCGGATCCTGCCCCGCGACTTCACCGAGGCCACCGGCGAGCTGACGCCGTCGATGAAGGTCAAGCGTCAGGTCGTCCACAAGACGTACGCGGCGGAGATCGCCGACATCTACGGCGCCTGACTACGATCCGTCACGTGCCCGCCTCGACATCGGCCCTGGCCCGTTCCCACCCGCTCGCCGCGGCGGCGCGGGTGGTCGTGCTCGCGCTGGTCGCCGTCCTCACCCTGCTCGCCACCCGCGACGTGGCCCAACTCTGGTGGATCGCCCTGCTGGCGATCGCCGGACTGCCCGCGCTGCTGGCACCCCAGCACCGCCTGGTCGGGCCGCTGAGCCGGGTGGCCGAGGTGATGGTGCTCGGCCTGGCCGCGAGCCAGGTCGCGGCGGTCGCCACCGTCGGCGGCCACATCGGCGGGCTGGGCGCCTCCGCGGTGCTGCCCTACCTCGCCGTGCCGGTCACCGTGACCGCCCTGCGGCGACGCTTCCGCGAGGGCGCCACGCTGATCGCGGTCGTCGCCGGGACCCTGCTGGTCGCCGGGGCGCTGACCGAGGTCGGCGGGGTACGCCAGCTCAGCCAACCCGGCTACCTGGCGGTCTGCGCCCAATGGCTGATCCTCGCCGCGCTCGGGCTCTACGCGGCCAGCACCCTGCACCGGGTGATGCAGGTCCGGCAGGAGGGCAAACCGCAGCCGTACGCCGAGGCGA
Above is a window of Verrucosispora sp. NA02020 DNA encoding:
- a CDS encoding long-chain fatty acid--CoA ligase encodes the protein MREFSVPPIVTVGDSANLTDPVWDNAEAAPDLVQFVRRDGSGGWVDVTCRQFRDEVVAVARGLVAAGVRPGDRVALMSRTRYEWTLVDYAIWAAGAVTVPIYETSSAEQAAWILADSGAVGVVVETTAHATLVAGVRDDLPDLAHLWQIDLGGVDDLVAAGQAVEPTEIDRRRADLRSSDVATIIYTSGTTGRPKGCVLTHRNMYADIANAVPVLPNLFRPNASTLLFLPLAHSFARLIQIGVVHARVTMAHCADPKHLVAELQEVKPTFVLSVPRVFEKVYNGAKQKAEAAGKGKIFARAEAVAIAYSEALETSSGPGLGLRLQHALFDKLVYGKLRAALGGRCRDAISGGAPLGARLGHFFRGVGVTVCEGYGLTETSPAASANLPDFTRIGTVGRPLPGVTIRIADDGEVLIAGELIFQGYWHNDAATAEAITADGWFHTGDLGSLDGDGYLTITGRKKEIIVTAGGKNVAPAVLEDQVRAHRLVSQCLVVGDRQPFIAALVTLDEEALPAWLESAGLPAGTDVESLRENEALRAEIQAAVDRANQSVSKAEAIKVFRILPRDFTEATGELTPSMKVKRQVVHKTYAAEIADIYGA